Below is a window of Arthrobacter sp. ERGS1:01 DNA.
GGAAGCGGCTGGCCGCGGTGGCGGCAAATTCGGCCGGGAACGCCTGTTCCAGCTCGGCCATGACGGATTTGCGGAACGGTGCGGCGGAATGTTCCAAATGGCGCGTGGTGAAGCGGCCAAATTTGTCCCACAGGAGCCGACGGTTCACCCGGGCCGAGTTCTCGAAGCCGCTGCGCTCCACGGAACTTTCGCCCAGGCCGATCCTGTTGGGCGAGAGCATGAACCGGGTGATGCCGCCGGGGGTGAAGAACATCTCGGGGCCCACCGGCCGGCCAAAGAACATGTCGTCATTGGAATACAGGTAGTGCTCGGCCAGGCCCGCAATATGGTGCAGCTGGGACTCCACGGCCATCGAATTGTGGGTGGGCAGCACGGACGGATCGGCGAAATGCTCAACGCTGCGCACAATCTGCACCCGCGGGTGTTCCGCCAACCATGCGGGTGCCGGGGAGTCGGTGGCGATAAAGATGGTGCGGATCCATGGCGCAAACATGTATATGGAGCGCAGGGCATATTTCAGTTCGTCGATTTGCCGGTATCGCGATTCATGCCCGTCACCCTCGCCCAGGACGGCGTCGGCCTCCTGTTCGTGGCGGGCCGCCTGGTATTCCGCGGAACTGCCGTCCACCCAGCTGAAGACCATGTCCACCGTGAAACGCACGTCAAAGGCGTGGTCGGCAAACATGTTCTCGATGGTCGGCCAGGACATTCCGTACCGGCTCACGGTGCCGCGCACAGCGTCCGCGGCGCTGATCCGCCGGCGGGTCAGCGAGTTCTCCAGCGGCAGCTTGATATGCCCCTTCCGGAACGTCCACAATTCAAGCTGGACGCCGGCCGACGCCCCGAAATACAGTCCGCCCGCAGGCTCCAGCCGGGGCCGGAACAGCCGGATGATCCGGGTTTTCGCGGGCAGGGCGGGCTCGCCGTCGGCCAGCAGCACCGTCCGCCGGGCCGTGTCGATGCTGCGCGCGTACAGCGGTTCATCGGCAAAGGAGCGGGCCAGCGCATTCTTCAGCGCGTGCCGGTAGGCACGGTCGACGGCGAGCACGGGCCGTTCGTTGTTGCCGCGCACCAACAGGTACGGGATCGCGAAGTTATCGAGGGCTGTGCGGATCGCCAGCAGGTCCGCCACCATGGCCTGGTCCGGGGTGAGCGTGCTGTTGAGGAGTGCCAGCCGGCCCTTGTGGACGACGACGTCGGGCCGGGTCGCCAGCCTGAGCCAGGCCGGGCTGTGGGCAGGCGTGGCAGGTGGGATGGGGTGTTTGGGCAACGGCGGCTCTCCTAGGGGTTAGCTGCATAATAGTCCCCGGATGCGCCGAAGGGACCCTGGGAAAGGGTCCCTTCGGTGACGTAGCGGCCCGTGCGTTACTTGCGCCGCCGGAAGATCAGCGCGACGGCGATCCCGGCCAGCCAAAAATCCTTTGCCATGGCGGTGCCGGCATGGGTGGGGCGGATGCCGTCCGGCTCCGTCATGCCGGGGGCCTTGAGATAGGTGGCCAGCAGACCGCCGGAAAACGTGGCCAGCATGAGCCCGGCCAGCCGGGTGGGCACCAGCGGCAGCAGGAGGGCGGTGCCGATGCCGATCTCAGAGGCACTGAGGTATTTGCCAAATTGCGCCGGCGTCAGCGTCGCGACCTGGGGGATCGCCCGGGCGGCCGCCGT
It encodes the following:
- a CDS encoding stealth conserved region 3 domain-containing protein, which produces MPKHPIPPATPAHSPAWLRLATRPDVVVHKGRLALLNSTLTPDQAMVADLLAIRTALDNFAIPYLLVRGNNERPVLAVDRAYRHALKNALARSFADEPLYARSIDTARRTVLLADGEPALPAKTRIIRLFRPRLEPAGGLYFGASAGVQLELWTFRKGHIKLPLENSLTRRRISAADAVRGTVSRYGMSWPTIENMFADHAFDVRFTVDMVFSWVDGSSAEYQAARHEQEADAVLGEGDGHESRYRQIDELKYALRSIYMFAPWIRTIFIATDSPAPAWLAEHPRVQIVRSVEHFADPSVLPTHNSMAVESQLHHIAGLAEHYLYSNDDMFFGRPVGPEMFFTPGGITRFMLSPNRIGLGESSVERSGFENSARVNRRLLWDKFGRFTTRHLEHSAAPFRKSVMAELEQAFPAEFAATAASRFRAAGNISVTNSLYHYYALLTGRAVMHADGLGVYVDTTSRKGLASLKRILARRNADFLCLNDGSFPEVDADERRERVSDFLQKYFPIKAPWEK